One Zingiber officinale cultivar Zhangliang unplaced genomic scaffold, Zo_v1.1 ctg182, whole genome shotgun sequence DNA segment encodes these proteins:
- the LOC122036604 gene encoding chaperone protein DnaJ-like, with amino-acid sequence MLPLLSPTAKPAAFAAVIIPRRKFRLASLTPCAAVAEASATMYDLLSVAETAAPEEIKAAFRLQARRWHPDACRQAGEESLFSERFRQAREAYEVLSDPNLRREYDRLLLFSDGWTTAGGSGAVILRRDREHHSGFGDWEDQLDGLSRRREPRWAVNSARRRRRRAAGGEGDSWGSRARRAHAVDASE; translated from the coding sequence ATGCTGCCACTTCTTTCTCCCACTGCCAAACCAGCTGCCTTCGCCGCCGTCATAATTCCCAGGAGAAAGTTCAGGCTCGCATCTCTCACTCCCTGCGCGGCGGTTGCAGAAGCCTCCGCCACCATGTACGACCTTCTGTCGGTGGCGGAGACGGCTGCGCCTGAGGAGATCAAGGCGGCGTTCAGGTTGCAGGCGCGGCGGTGGCACCCGGACGCCTGCCGCCAGGCAGGGGAGGAGAGCCTCTTCTCGGAGCGCTTCAGGCAAGCACGCGAGGCCTACGAGGTGCTCTCGGACCCCAACCTCCGCCGGGAGTACGACCGCCTGCTGCTCTTCTCCGACGGTTGGACCACCGCAGGCGGCTCCGGAGCGGTCATCCTACGGCGCGACCGGGAACACCACTCCGGGTTCGGTGACTGGGAGGACCAGCTGGATGGGCTGTCGCGGCGCCGGGAACCGCGGTGGGCAGTCAACTCGgctaggaggaggaggaggagggccgCCGGCGGCGAGGGCGACAGCTGGGGAAGCCGGGCCAGGAGGGCCCACGCCGTGGATGCTTCGGAATGA
- the LOC122036611 gene encoding late embryogenesis abundant protein At3g53040-like: protein MASRREERAEAEARKAADELAASRSDREQRRRADLEREELLLQTQQHGQTAEERRGGVLESLKEGTKSLFGAITGRTQEASEKTAEKAGETRDAALEKAKETKDSAVEKAGKTKDAVWEKAKETKDSTEEKAREMKDATAQKTEAAKEKMGEYKDSAVNTAKEAKNQTVGKAEEYKDYISEKAREARDTTGEKAGEYKESAEERGRQAAEKARETKDSVAEKTDKTTSQAADKTRETKDTATEMTKEAAESAKQKLEEYKDAAADAARKARDYLAGTGEVTKEKLAEAEDKAREKMEEAKREANREKEEEGREREEEERRRSVHEGQEKESGGGLVSAIGSVAESIKDKLSLSKDEEEEEEERREPVKKEDVTVVCPAVKERDDDVMVRVKEADQSTGQWFNDVGKLGEEGTGPPALHDGRHGKK, encoded by the exons ATGGCGTCGAGGCGAGAGGAGCGGGCTGAGGCGGAGGCTAGGAAGGCTGCGGACGAGCTCGCTGCCAGCCGCAGCGATCGCGAGCAGCGGCGCCGGGCTGATCTCGAGCGCGAGGAGTTGCTTTTACAGACGCAGCAGCACGGCCAGACCGCCGAGGAGCGCCGCGGTGGTGTCCTAGAGAGCCTCAAGGAGGGAACTAAGTCCCTCTTCGGCGCGATCACCGGGCGGACTCAGGAAGCCTCGGAGAAGACTGCGGAGAAGGCAGGGGAGACCAGGGACGCCGCCTTGGAAAAGGCCAAGGAGACAAAGGATTCGGCGGTGGAGAAGGCGGGCAAGACGAAAGACGCCGTCTGGGAAAAGGCCAAGGAGACTAAGGATTCGACGGAGGAGAAGGCGAGAGAGATGAAGGACGCTACAGCACAGAAAACAGAGGCGGCGAAGGAGAAGATGGGGGAGTACAAGGACTCGGCAGTCAACACGGCTAAGGAGGCGAAGAACCAGACGGTGGGGAAGGCGGAGGAGTACAAAGATTACATATCCGAGAAGGCAAGGGAGGCAAGAGACACTACCGGCGAGAAGGCGGGGGAGTACAAGgagtcggcagaggagaggggaAGGCAGGCGGCTGAGAAGGCGAGGGAGACCAAGGACTCTGTAGCCGAGAAGACCGACAAGACGACATCGCAAGCAGCTGACAAGACAAGGGAAACCAAGGACACGGCTACGGAGATGACAAAGGAGGCGGCGGAGTCTGCCAAGCAGAAACTGGAGGAGTACAAGGACGCCGCGGCTGATGCCGCTCGTAAAGCACGAGATTACTTAGCAGGAACAGGGGAAGTGACGAAG GAGAAGTTGGCGGAGGCAGAGGACAAGGCGAGGGAGAAAATGGAAGAGGCCAAGCGAGAGGCAAACCGCGaaaaggaagaggaaggaagggaaagagaagaagaggagcggCGGCGGTCGGTGCACGA GGGGCAGGAGAAAGAGAGCGGAGGTGGGCTGGTCAGCGCAATAGGGAGCGTGGCTGAGTCGATCAAGGATAAGCTTTCGTTATCCAaggacgaggaggaggaggaggaggagcggcGGGAGCCGGTGAAGAAAGAAGACGTGACGGTAGTCTGTCCGGCGGTAAAGGAAAGGGACGACGATGTAATGGTGCGAGTGAAAGAGGCGGACCAGTCGACGGGGCAGTGGTTCAATGACGTGGGGAAGCTGGGCGAAGAGGGGACGGGGCCGCCGGCGCTCCACGACGGGAGACATGGGAAGAAGTGA
- the LOC122036613 gene encoding uncharacterized protein LOC122036613 isoform X1 has protein sequence METCERDLIEGIESMEVDERRTRSARIVDLLRSFLGVQQRRAEAYAKLRSGFMDYLSNGGELAFQQLCKEITVEFNDCSKQVLEMESLLKMPDLNREDLAALLKAVQAQEKQKLHFTARIQILKKAGRPSERLVSHENCRYQSSTQHECVHLQEITEAAGTEDAEADAAYDGALKEAICGMQDTVTTINEHLEEVRYEIEALESE, from the exons ATGGAAACTTGTGAGAGGGATTTGATCGAAGGGATCGAATCCATGGAGGTTGACGAGCGAAGAACGCGCTCGGCCAGGATCGTCGACCTACTTCGGAGTTTCCTCGGCGTCCAACAGAGGAGGGCCGAAGCTTATGCCAAGCTTCGAAG TGGTTTTATGGATTATCTGAGCAATGGAGGAGAGTTGGCCTTCCAGCAGCTCTGCAAGGAGATAACAGTGGAGTTCAATGATTGTTCAAAACAA GTTCTTGAAATGGAATCATTACTTAAGATGCCAGATCTAAACCGTGAGGATCTTGCTGCTCTTCTGAAAGCTGTCCAGGCTCAGGAAAAACAGAAACTGCATTTT ACTGCAAGGATACAGATATTAAAGAAGGCAGGTCGACCATCTGAACGGCTGGTGAGCCATGAGAATTGCAGGTACCAGAGTTCAACCCAACACGAATGTGTTCATCTCCAGGAGATCACTGAAGCTGCTGGAACTGAAGACGCAGAAGCTGATGCCGCATATGACGGTGCACTCAAGGAGGCCATCTGCGGCATGCAGGATACAGTGACAACCATTAACGAACACTTGGAGGAGGTGCGCTACGAGATTGAGGCACTTGAATCAGAATAG
- the LOC122036613 gene encoding uncharacterized protein LOC122036613 isoform X2: protein MNRGCFCLKYSISRELCVRIQMLWGCDLVVHDKDFGFMDYLSNGGELAFQQLCKEITVEFNDCSKQVLEMESLLKMPDLNREDLAALLKAVQAQEKQKLHFTARIQILKKAGRPSERLVSHENCRYQSSTQHECVHLQEITEAAGTEDAEADAAYDGALKEAICGMQDTVTTINEHLEEVRYEIEALESE from the exons ATGAACCGTGGTTGCTTTTGCCTGAAATATTCAATTAGCCGAGAGTTGTGTGTTCGAATACAGATGCTATGGGGGTGTGACTTGGTTGTGCATGACAAGGATTT TGGTTTTATGGATTATCTGAGCAATGGAGGAGAGTTGGCCTTCCAGCAGCTCTGCAAGGAGATAACAGTGGAGTTCAATGATTGTTCAAAACAA GTTCTTGAAATGGAATCATTACTTAAGATGCCAGATCTAAACCGTGAGGATCTTGCTGCTCTTCTGAAAGCTGTCCAGGCTCAGGAAAAACAGAAACTGCATTTT ACTGCAAGGATACAGATATTAAAGAAGGCAGGTCGACCATCTGAACGGCTGGTGAGCCATGAGAATTGCAGGTACCAGAGTTCAACCCAACACGAATGTGTTCATCTCCAGGAGATCACTGAAGCTGCTGGAACTGAAGACGCAGAAGCTGATGCCGCATATGACGGTGCACTCAAGGAGGCCATCTGCGGCATGCAGGATACAGTGACAACCATTAACGAACACTTGGAGGAGGTGCGCTACGAGATTGAGGCACTTGAATCAGAATAG
- the LOC122036631 gene encoding calmodulin-binding protein 25-like, with protein sequence MEEMAWISPAFAPDHNEVLARALQISLSDEFPAVVDDYCSSSSFVDALRRRNPLAPAASERISKKSKRKPRGGAGTRSQITYISADPANFREMVQRVTGLIDLEPPSGSRSTAPMGWPEPAQPALPQILLPTLDTSALFLNQFAGGELGPAQAASHLDDLLSPIYPTSLESWGVM encoded by the coding sequence ATGGAGGAAATGGCGTGGATCTCCCCAGCCTTCGCCCCAGATCATAACGAGGTCCTTGCCCGCGCCCTGCAGATATCACTCTCCGATGAATTCCCCGCCGTCGTCGATGACtactgctcctcctcctccttcgtcGACGCTCTCCGCCGGCGGAACCCCCTTGCGCCTGCCGCCTCGGAGAGGATctccaagaagtccaagcggaAGCCGCGCGGTGGCGCGGGCACGCGCTCGCAGATCACGTACATCAGCGCCGACCCGGCCAACTTCCGGGAGATGGTGCAGCGGGTCACCGGACTGATCGATCTCGAGCCGCCGTCGGGCTCGCGGTCGACGGCTCCGATGGGCTGGCCTGAGCCAGCACAGCCGGCGCTGCCGCAGATATTGCTGCCGACACTCGACACGTCGGCCTTGTTTCTTAACCAGTTCGCCGGCGGCGAACTAGGACCGGCGCAGGCTGCGTCCCACCTGGACGACCTGCTGTCGCCGATATATCCGACGTCGCTCGAGTCGTGGGGCGTTATGTAA